A genomic window from Silene latifolia isolate original U9 population chromosome 11, ASM4854445v1, whole genome shotgun sequence includes:
- the LOC141612648 gene encoding zinc finger protein ZAT5-like, with product MDSTDEEFYGSTSFITKGRRTKRQRTITTTTMTATATATTSYNENYIETSYGSSTSATPSPSSTPDENDVVSVLTTEEEETANCLILLSNGGDNRRRRRTAAAAAGSSGGGVYECKTCNRTFPSFQALGGHRTSHKKIIKPPKFDEKIDEIVNHDSIPATPPRKTAAGGNRSSVTAAAVEVVSAVAVVRAHVCGICGSEFPSGQALGGHMRRHRPAVPTVPSENHPIIIQDMSTSTGGAGVRNILPLDLNLPAPNDDHDQVIVVDSSHMVDTQFHVLPTPALLDCHY from the coding sequence ATGGACTCGACCGATGAAGAATTCTACGGGTCCACTAGTTTCATAACTAAAGGTCGTCGAACCAAACGTCAACGgaccatcacaaccaccaccatgaCCGCGACCGCGACCGctacaacgagttacaatgaaaATTATATCGAAACGAGTTACGGCTCGTCAACGTCAGCAACTCCGTCACCTTCGTCAACCCCCGATGAAAACGACGTCGTTAGCGTGCTCACCACTGAGGAAGAAGAAACCGCCAATTGTTTAATCCTCTTATCTAACGGCGGCGATAATCGTCGCCGTCGTCGTACCGCCGCTGCTGCCGCCGGCAGCAGCGGCGGCGGCGTGTACGAGTGTAAAACGTGCAATCGCACGTTTCCATCTTTTCAAGCGCTCGGCGGCCACCGTACTAGTCACAAGAAAATCATCAAACCGCCGAAATTCGACGAGAAAATAGATGAAATCGTCAATCACGACTCTATCCCGGCTACTCCGCCGCGAAAAACCGCAGCGGGCGGAAACCGGAGTTCCGTCACGGCGGCGGCGGTGGAGGTTGTGTCAGCGGTGGCGGTGGTGAGGGCGCACGTGTGTGGGATATGTGGTTCGGAGTTTCCATCGGGTCAAGCGTTAGGAGGACATATGAGAAGGCACAGGCCTGCTGTTCCAACTGTACCTTCCGAAAACCACCCGATTATTATTCAGGACATGTCGACGTCGACGGGTGGGGCCGGGGTGAGGAATATTCTACCGTTGGATCTTAATCTTCCAGCTCCAAATGATGATCATGATCAAGTAATAGTTGTTGATTCTTCTCACATGGTGGATACACAATTTCATGTTCTTCCTACACCTGCTTTACTTGATTGCCATtactaa